In Xiphophorus hellerii strain 12219 chromosome 13, Xiphophorus_hellerii-4.1, whole genome shotgun sequence, the following proteins share a genomic window:
- the LOC116731422 gene encoding uncharacterized protein C1orf43 homolog isoform X2 — translation MADSSPLSGVNVVLVMAYGSLVFVLLFIFVKRQIMRFAMRSRRGPHAPIGHNAPKGLRENIDSKLSKVQEICFEPRLLSEGDDRLRRGSQMSCYNYMYRMKALDAIRDSGIPVQEISGTPSAFTGRSFRNWLVELRNSHSLIKSSRSALIDRLLEGYDSARHGTGVFGEAEFLEYRQALDELVDVVKAYSSSTSLDQQHQSAAKDLTGSPVRGTPSTIQVTYLPSTGQRSKRPKHFLELKSFKDNYNTLESTL, via the exons ATGGCAGATTCGTCGCCTCTGTCCGGGGTCAATGTTGTTTTGGTCATGGCTTATGGCAGCTTG GTGTTCgtgctgctgtttattttcGTGAAAAGGCAAATCATGCGGTTTGCGATGAGATCCCGCCGTGGACCGCACGCACCTATTGGCCACAATGCACCGAAG GGTTTGAGGGAAAACATCGACTCCAAGCTTTCTAAGGTCCAGGAGATCTGCTTCGAACCTCGGCTCCTATCAGAAGGGGATGACCGACTCAGGAGGGGATCGCAGATGA GTTGCTACAACTATATGTACCGAATGAAAGCCCTAGATGCTATTCGCGACTCAG GGATTCCTGTTCAGGAGATAAGCGGCACTCCAAGCGCATTTACTGGCCGCAGCTTCAGGAACTGGCTGGTGGAGTTACGCAATTCCCACTCTTTGATCAAGAGCAGCCGCAGCGCACTCATCGATCGCTTGCTTGAAGGCTACGACAGCGCTCGCCATGGAACTGGG GTGTTTGGCGAGGCAGAGTTTCTGGAGTACCGACAAGCTCTCGATGAACTGGTTGACGT aGTGAAGGCCTACTCCAGCAGCACCAGTTTGGACCAGCAGCACCAGTCTGCAGCCAAAGACCTAACGGGCTCCCCAGTTCGCGGCACTCCCTCCACCATCCAGGTCACCTACCTGCCCTCCACGGGTCAGCGCAGCAAGAGGCCCAAACACTTTCTGGAGCTCAAAAGCTTCAAAGATAACTACAACACACTGGAGAGCACGCTGTGA
- the LOC116731422 gene encoding uncharacterized protein C1orf43 homolog isoform X1, which produces MATTRLTLPANELTQLQKATRRKQHYRVFVLLFIFVKRQIMRFAMRSRRGPHAPIGHNAPKGLRENIDSKLSKVQEICFEPRLLSEGDDRLRRGSQMSCYNYMYRMKALDAIRDSGIPVQEISGTPSAFTGRSFRNWLVELRNSHSLIKSSRSALIDRLLEGYDSARHGTGVFGEAEFLEYRQALDELVDVVKAYSSSTSLDQQHQSAAKDLTGSPVRGTPSTIQVTYLPSTGQRSKRPKHFLELKSFKDNYNTLESTL; this is translated from the exons ATGGCGACAACAAGGCTAACTTTACCAGCTAACGAGCTAACACAGCTTCAAAAAGCTACCAGGAGAAAGCAGCATTACCGG GTGTTCgtgctgctgtttattttcGTGAAAAGGCAAATCATGCGGTTTGCGATGAGATCCCGCCGTGGACCGCACGCACCTATTGGCCACAATGCACCGAAG GGTTTGAGGGAAAACATCGACTCCAAGCTTTCTAAGGTCCAGGAGATCTGCTTCGAACCTCGGCTCCTATCAGAAGGGGATGACCGACTCAGGAGGGGATCGCAGATGA GTTGCTACAACTATATGTACCGAATGAAAGCCCTAGATGCTATTCGCGACTCAG GGATTCCTGTTCAGGAGATAAGCGGCACTCCAAGCGCATTTACTGGCCGCAGCTTCAGGAACTGGCTGGTGGAGTTACGCAATTCCCACTCTTTGATCAAGAGCAGCCGCAGCGCACTCATCGATCGCTTGCTTGAAGGCTACGACAGCGCTCGCCATGGAACTGGG GTGTTTGGCGAGGCAGAGTTTCTGGAGTACCGACAAGCTCTCGATGAACTGGTTGACGT aGTGAAGGCCTACTCCAGCAGCACCAGTTTGGACCAGCAGCACCAGTCTGCAGCCAAAGACCTAACGGGCTCCCCAGTTCGCGGCACTCCCTCCACCATCCAGGTCACCTACCTGCCCTCCACGGGTCAGCGCAGCAAGAGGCCCAAACACTTTCTGGAGCTCAAAAGCTTCAAAGATAACTACAACACACTGGAGAGCACGCTGTGA